Proteins co-encoded in one Girardinichthys multiradiatus isolate DD_20200921_A chromosome 11, DD_fGirMul_XY1, whole genome shotgun sequence genomic window:
- the LOC124876679 gene encoding uncharacterized protein LOC124876679 — protein MILTARSLCLPSAATVQELFSVARDADIIPDISLDPVLTTFLSLDSPAALQHQYGFLQRSMSGEQQAAFNLNLTAEVDCCRVTYGGVGVIALALSLLFDQVARHVRVQGSTEGFRSPKGSRAERIFGISTSSRIGSIIHSYLSLIPGIANNEEKMAETTELYDNLLNLELIDHYERMTTKKRMSTESMQQWLAGAAFHLHLRIHQVRLHSVPSGSIESLRLSYKTGLNRLVHGYITYLRKNVLETEATGLLKPKTGPGSRTENNSTSSISNVMVNPADATSNSTAGENTSCKGFGVSELRGRNASSLDTSIVQCIREEEDSKPGLLVIEPQRKVSHNIQHHPCESPAIQQALVTRIMKAQDLQRNRNFFLYPEKVLQSLLRQKDDFELKAN, from the exons ATGATCCTGACAGCTCGCAGTTTGTGTCTCCCTTCTGCAGCCACCGTCCAGGAGTTGTTCTCAGTGGCTCGAGATGCCGACATCATTCCAGACATCTCTTTGGATCCTGTCCTCACAACTTTCCTCTCCCTGGACTCCCCCGCAGCTCTCCAGCACCAGTATGGCTTCCTCCAGCGGAGCATGAGTGGCGAGCAGCAGGCGGCCTTCAACCTGAACCTCACGGCGGAGGTGGACTGCTGCAGGGTCACATATGGAGGCGTAGGGGTCATCGCTTTAGCCCTGTCCCTGCTTTTTGACCAGGTGGCCCGACAT GTCCGAGTACAAGGTTCAACAGAGGGCTTCCGTTCACCTAAGGGATCCAGAGCTGAGAGGATTTTCGGCATCAGCACATCTTCAAGAATCGGCTCGATTATCCACAGCTACCTCAGTCTCATCCCTGGCATCGCCAACAACGAAGAGAAAATGGCTGAGACCACCGAGCTCTACGACAACTTGCTAAACCTCGAGCTGATCGACCACTACGAGAGGATGACCACCAAGAAGAGAATGAGCACAGAGTCCATGCAGCAGTGGTTGGCAGGAGCTGCGTTTCATCTGCACCTCAGGATCCACCAG GTCCGTCTTCACTCTGTGCCATCAGGATCCATCGAGTCTCTGCGTCTGTCTTATAAGACAGGATTAAATCGCCTCGTTCATGGCTACATCACCTATTTACGTAAAAACGTCTTGGAGACTGAAGCAACAGGGCTACTGAAACCTAAAACTGGACCAGGCAGCAGGACGGAAAACAACAGCACCTCCAGCATCAGTAATGTGATGGTTAACCCAGCTGATGCCACATCCAATTCAACCGCAGGAGAAAACACAAGCTGTAAAGGCTTTGGAGTCAGCGAGCTAAGAGGAAGAAACGCCTCCAGCCTCGATACTTCAATAGTTCAGTGTATCAGGGAGGAGGAAGACAGCAAGCCTGGTCTGTTAGTCATCGAACCTCAGAGAAAAGTGAGTCACAACATCCAGCATCACCCCTGTGAGTCTCCGGCCATCCAGCAGGCTTTGGTGACTCGTATAATGAAGGCCCAGGACCTGCAGCGCAACAGGAACTTCTTCCTCTATCCTGAAAAAGTCCTACAAAGCCTTCTGAGGCAGAAGGACGACTTTGAACTGAAAGCAAATTAG